A genomic region of Longimicrobiales bacterium contains the following coding sequences:
- the glnA gene encoding type I glutamate--ammonia ligase, which translates to MPKSGRRRSRADDELPSRRELVPAHKVRPGAGGAERTTGATRDDLLGVLRDRNIRFLRLQFIDIMGVLKNVEVPASQFEKALEGDIMFDGSSIQGFVRVEESDMMLRPDYSTFVVLPWGDPDNAVARVICDVYTAAGAPFEGDPRFILKRHIAEARALGFEMMAGVEAEFFLFQRADDGSVTRSTHDAGGYFDLTPVDLGEVARRDIINVLEMMGFEVEAGHHEVAPGQHEIDFKYADALTTADDLATFKFVVRNIALQHGLHATFMPKPIYGQSGSGMHTHQSLFRDGENAFHDAKASGEMSDIMRWYVAGLLRHARAFCAVTNPLVNSYKRLVSGYEAPVNVAWSHQNRSPMVRVPARRGKGTRLEVRMPDPSANPYLALAVQLAAGLDGVRTRLEPPEPVDKNIWRLSVRDRRRYRIQELPRDLGEALDLLRKSSFMRATLGEHAFQHFVTAKNQEWREYLVQVHEWEIEQYLAVY; encoded by the coding sequence ATGCCGAAGAGCGGAAGACGGCGCAGTCGCGCCGATGACGAGCTGCCGTCGCGTCGTGAGCTCGTGCCGGCGCACAAGGTCCGGCCGGGCGCGGGCGGCGCCGAGCGCACGACGGGTGCGACGCGCGACGACCTGCTCGGGGTCCTGCGTGACAGGAACATCCGGTTCCTGCGGCTGCAGTTCATCGACATCATGGGCGTGCTGAAGAACGTCGAGGTGCCGGCGTCGCAGTTCGAGAAGGCACTCGAAGGCGACATCATGTTCGACGGCTCCTCGATCCAGGGGTTCGTCCGGGTCGAGGAGTCGGACATGATGCTGCGCCCCGACTACTCGACGTTCGTCGTTCTTCCGTGGGGTGATCCGGACAACGCCGTTGCGCGTGTCATCTGCGACGTCTACACGGCGGCGGGCGCGCCGTTCGAGGGGGATCCCCGCTTCATCCTGAAGCGGCACATCGCTGAAGCGCGCGCCCTCGGTTTCGAGATGATGGCGGGAGTCGAGGCGGAGTTCTTCCTCTTCCAGCGAGCAGACGACGGCTCCGTCACGCGCAGCACGCACGATGCGGGCGGCTACTTCGACCTCACGCCGGTGGACCTGGGCGAGGTCGCGCGGCGCGACATCATCAACGTGCTGGAAATGATGGGCTTCGAGGTGGAGGCCGGTCACCACGAGGTAGCGCCCGGCCAGCACGAGATCGACTTCAAGTACGCCGACGCGCTCACCACCGCCGACGACCTCGCCACGTTCAAGTTCGTGGTCCGCAATATTGCGCTGCAGCACGGGCTGCATGCCACCTTCATGCCGAAGCCGATCTACGGCCAGAGCGGCTCGGGCATGCACACCCACCAGTCGCTCTTCCGCGACGGCGAGAACGCGTTCCACGATGCGAAGGCGTCGGGCGAGATGTCGGACATCATGCGCTGGTACGTGGCGGGTCTGCTGCGCCACGCACGCGCGTTCTGCGCCGTCACCAATCCGCTCGTCAACAGCTACAAGCGACTGGTGTCCGGCTACGAAGCGCCCGTGAATGTCGCGTGGTCACACCAGAACCGTTCGCCCATGGTGCGTGTGCCCGCACGTCGTGGAAAGGGCACACGCCTCGAGGTGCGCATGCCGGATCCGTCGGCGAATCCGTACCTCGCACTGGCCGTGCAGCTTGCCGCAGGGCTGGACGGCGTGCGCACGCGGCTCGAGCCGCCGGAGCCGGTGGACAAGAACATCTGGCGACTGTCGGTCCGGGATCGACGCCGCTATCGCATCCAGGAGCTGCCGCGCGACCTTGGCGAGGCGCTGGACCTGCTGCGGAAGAGCTCGTTCATGCGCGCCACGCTCGGCGAACACGCCTTCCAGCACTTCGTCACGGCGAAGAACCAGGAGTGGCGCGAGTACCTCGTGCAGGTGCACGAGTGGGAGATCGAGCAGTACCTGGCGGTGTACTGA
- a CDS encoding transcriptional repressor → MERNASTIEASAEQRLREALEASGQRFTEQRAAVYRYLASTDTHPTADEVFTAVRATIPDISLATVYKALETLVGCGLATKLTYGDGSARYDGRTDPHHHARCLVCGAVIDVSGDVDARALAAVEPREGFRVEGFRLEVVGRCVDCAH, encoded by the coding sequence GTGGAGCGGAACGCAAGCACAATCGAGGCGAGTGCGGAGCAGCGGCTGCGCGAAGCGCTGGAGGCGAGTGGCCAGCGGTTCACGGAGCAGCGGGCGGCCGTGTACCGGTACCTGGCGTCGACGGACACGCATCCGACGGCGGACGAGGTGTTCACCGCCGTGCGCGCCACGATTCCGGACATCTCGCTGGCGACCGTGTACAAGGCGCTCGAGACACTGGTCGGCTGCGGCCTGGCGACGAAACTGACCTACGGCGACGGTTCGGCGCGCTACGACGGCCGCACGGATCCGCATCATCATGCCCGCTGCCTGGTGTGTGGGGCGGTCATCGACGTATCGGGCGATGTCGACGCGCGCGCACTGGCGGCTGTGGAGCCGCGCGAAGGGTTCCGCGTCGAAGGCTTCCGCCTGGAGGTCGTCGGTCGCTGCGTGGACTGCGCACACTGA
- a CDS encoding response regulator, which produces MSSAHGFPAEAAREAASPRDAAYRGSAEPATILVVDDEPMARQMFTDMLEAKGFRVVSVARGEEVFSFLHEVDLVLLDAMLPGRDGWTICQEIKQRHDRMLPVIMVTARTAPEDVVRTFAVGADDYVSKPFHVAELTARIESRLRVHRAEVALKKAVLQTSELANQNYQLYEEARRTAEERSLLLRELDHRVRNNLSVIMGLVSMERNRVPPRPPGEALASLENRLRSFLLVHEALRRQNYDGVPVREIFEQLAQRLRNAWDADRRIGLHLDVQRVTLDEKHAFALALVLNELITNALRHAFPGGREGQLTIEFQRDDGNCRLDVSDDGIGIAAAQRTNVVGSGRSIIHALVKDELGGTIDTHSSGDGTRVRIEFPAS; this is translated from the coding sequence GTGAGCTCCGCACACGGATTCCCCGCCGAAGCAGCACGGGAAGCAGCGTCGCCGCGCGATGCCGCCTACCGCGGGTCTGCCGAGCCTGCCACGATCCTCGTCGTGGACGACGAGCCCATGGCGCGCCAGATGTTCACGGACATGCTGGAAGCGAAAGGCTTCCGCGTCGTCTCGGTCGCCCGGGGGGAAGAGGTCTTCTCGTTTCTGCACGAGGTCGACCTCGTGCTGCTCGATGCGATGCTGCCCGGCCGCGACGGCTGGACGATCTGCCAGGAGATCAAGCAGCGCCACGACCGCATGCTGCCCGTGATCATGGTCACGGCGCGCACCGCGCCCGAGGACGTCGTGCGCACCTTCGCCGTTGGCGCGGACGACTACGTGTCCAAGCCCTTCCACGTGGCCGAGCTCACGGCGCGCATCGAGTCGCGACTGCGCGTGCACCGCGCCGAGGTCGCCCTCAAGAAGGCGGTGCTGCAGACGTCCGAGCTGGCCAACCAGAACTATCAGCTCTACGAGGAAGCGCGCCGGACCGCGGAGGAGCGGTCACTGCTGCTGCGCGAGCTCGATCACCGCGTGCGCAACAACCTGTCGGTGATCATGGGCCTCGTTTCGATGGAGCGGAACCGCGTTCCGCCGCGGCCGCCCGGAGAAGCACTGGCCAGCCTCGAGAACCGGCTGCGGTCGTTCCTGCTCGTTCACGAGGCACTGCGCCGGCAGAACTACGATGGCGTACCCGTGCGCGAGATCTTCGAGCAGCTTGCGCAGCGCCTGCGCAATGCCTGGGACGCGGATCGGCGCATCGGCCTGCATCTCGATGTCCAGCGTGTCACGCTCGACGAGAAGCACGCGTTCGCTCTCGCCCTGGTGCTCAACGAGCTGATCACCAATGCGCTCCGCCATGCGTTTCCCGGCGGCAGGGAAGGGCAGCTCACGATCGAGTTCCAGCGGGATGATGGCAACTGCCGGCTCGATGTGAGTGATGACGGCATCGGCATCGCAGCCGCGCAGCGCACCAACGTCGTCGGCAGCGGCCGCTCCATCATCCATGCTCTGGTCAAGGACGAGCTGGGCGGCACCATCGATACGCACTCGTCGGGTGACGGTACGCGCGTACGGATCGAGTTCCCCGCGAGCTGA
- a CDS encoding TraR/DksA C4-type zinc finger protein, which yields MAKKLTKKQIEHLQQRLLRERDRALRSLGQFDEMAKSSADHQQDSDMYSYSDHMADLGTDAMEREKMLLFASKEGRYLYRVEDALRRLYKDPDHFGLCHNCGNLIDFERLDALPHARYCLDCKLKEEADAA from the coding sequence ATGGCGAAGAAGCTGACGAAGAAGCAGATCGAGCATCTCCAGCAGCGTCTCCTGCGCGAGCGTGATCGTGCACTTCGCTCTCTCGGCCAGTTCGACGAGATGGCCAAGTCGAGCGCCGACCATCAGCAGGACTCGGACATGTACTCCTACTCGGACCACATGGCCGACCTGGGCACTGATGCGATGGAGCGGGAGAAGATGCTGCTCTTCGCGAGCAAGGAGGGTCGCTACCTCTACCGCGTGGAGGATGCGCTGCGCAGGCTGTACAAGGACCCGGACCACTTCGGGCTCTGCCACAACTGCGGCAATCTGATTGATTTCGAGCGGCTGGACGCGCTGCCGCACGCGCGCTACTGCCTCGACTGCAAGCTCAAGGAAGAGGCCGACGCGGCCTGA
- a CDS encoding metal ABC transporter permease → MSWVEVELQMVAVIVAVTCALPGVFLVLRRMALMSDAITHTVLLGIVLGFLYTGTIESPVLMIGAALTGVLTVALVEVLVRTRLVRQDASIGLVFPALFSIAVILINRYAGNVHLDTDAVLLGEIAFAPFRRLEIGGVDLGPRTLYVMGTVLLLNVGFITLFYKELKLSTFDAQLAAALGFAPAALHYAFMSLVSVTAVGAFDAVGSILVVALMIAPPAAAYLLSDSLRNVLLLSVLLAAACAVAGFWLAWLIDASIAGSMASMAGIMFVLVLLFAPARGLVPIAVRRRRQQVSFAGVMLTIHLLQHEGTPQAEEESREAHLRHHLRWPGAFARRVLRYAETSRLIRRSDGRLLLTDSGRSVARQALGG, encoded by the coding sequence ATGAGCTGGGTCGAAGTCGAGCTGCAGATGGTGGCGGTCATCGTGGCGGTCACGTGTGCCCTGCCCGGCGTGTTCCTCGTGCTCCGCCGCATGGCGCTGATGAGCGACGCCATCACGCACACGGTGCTGCTGGGGATCGTGCTGGGGTTCCTCTACACGGGCACGATCGAATCACCGGTGCTCATGATCGGCGCGGCACTCACGGGAGTGCTGACCGTGGCACTGGTCGAAGTGCTGGTGCGCACGCGGCTGGTCCGGCAGGACGCATCGATCGGCCTCGTCTTCCCCGCCCTCTTCAGCATTGCGGTGATCCTGATCAACCGTTACGCCGGCAACGTCCACCTCGACACGGATGCGGTGCTGCTCGGGGAGATCGCGTTCGCCCCGTTCCGACGACTCGAGATCGGCGGGGTCGACCTGGGGCCACGGACGCTCTACGTGATGGGCACGGTGCTGCTGCTGAACGTCGGGTTCATCACGCTCTTCTACAAGGAGCTGAAGCTCTCGACGTTCGACGCGCAGCTCGCCGCTGCGCTGGGCTTCGCGCCCGCCGCGCTCCACTACGCGTTCATGTCACTGGTCTCCGTAACGGCAGTGGGCGCTTTCGATGCGGTGGGCTCGATCCTGGTCGTCGCTCTCATGATCGCACCTCCCGCCGCGGCCTACCTGCTGTCCGATTCGCTGCGCAACGTGCTGCTGCTCAGTGTCCTGCTCGCAGCGGCCTGTGCCGTCGCGGGCTTCTGGCTGGCATGGCTCATCGACGCATCGATCGCCGGGTCCATGGCCTCCATGGCCGGCATCATGTTCGTGCTGGTCCTCCTCTTCGCCCCGGCACGGGGACTCGTCCCGATCGCGGTCCGCCGGCGGCGCCAGCAGGTCTCCTTCGCCGGGGTGATGCTCACCATCCACCTCCTTCAGCACGAGGGCACGCCGCAGGCCGAGGAAGAGTCGCGCGAGGCACACCTGCGCCACCACCTCCGCTGGCCGGGCGCCTTCGCCCGCCGGGTCCTGCGGTATGCGGAGACCAGCCGGCTCATCCGCCGATCCGACGGCCGCCTCCTCCTGACCGACAGCGGCCGGAGCGTCGCGCGGCAGGCGCTGGGCGGCTAG